GCGAACCGATGATGCAACCAGGAATCTTTCTGCTTCCCCGCGCTTTGTGGGAGTCCGTAGGTCCCTGGAACGAAGAGCTGACCCTGATTGACGATTTCGAATTCTTCGCCCGGGTGCTCGCCAACGCGGAGCAGGTGCTTTTCTGCCCCGAGGCCACCCTGCTCTATCGATCTGGCATCCACGGCAGTCTCTCCGGCCGCCGCTCTCGCACCGCCGTTGAATCCGCCTTCAACGCGCTGCAACAGGGAACCCATTCATTGCTCGCGCGCCGCGACGATGCGGCGAGTCGGCGGTCCGCGGCCAATATTTTGCAGGGCTTCATTTATACCTACTACCCGGAGCACCCCGACCTGTGCCGCGAAATGGAGCGGCAAATTGAAAAACTCGGCGGGAGCGATCTGCCCCCGTCCGGCCCACCCCGCTTTAAGAAACTGGCCAAACTCACCGGGTGGAGGATCGCGCGCCGAATCCAGCGGCTGACGGATCAATGGCGCCATCCCGCGGCCGTCGCCTAGTTTATTCGCCCATGGCCCGCGT
This portion of the Actomonas aquatica genome encodes:
- a CDS encoding glycosyltransferase family 2 protein, with translation MHSLVSICIPCHNAGPYIGEALDSVLAQTWPNLEIIVVNDGSTDESAAVLDRYTERGIIVITEVLGSATRARNRAAAAATGDFIKFFDADDLMSPDMIASQVKRLGASTDKMASAQWGRFQGYRPETLKLNPESVWRDMAGTDWLVEAWHHGEPMMQPGIFLLPRALWESVGPWNEELTLIDDFEFFARVLANAEQVLFCPEATLLYRSGIHGSLSGRRSRTAVESAFNALQQGTHSLLARRDDAASRRSAANILQGFIYTYYPEHPDLCREMERQIEKLGGSDLPPSGPPRFKKLAKLTGWRIARRIQRLTDQWRHPAAVA